The window CATTTCTCTCGTTGTAGGATTAATTCTTGCTCCATTTCAACTTTGCTGCAACACGTACACCTACCATAGCTAGCAGCTGTTTGAGCTTGCTTGGTCACCACCATGCCTTCAGCTAGAGTGcaagctggcggcggcggcaacggcggcgccggcggcggcggctcggggaggTTCAAGCGGGCGCTGCTCCGGAACCTCATCCTAGGGCTCAGGAAGGGCGGCGTGGCGTCCGGGGAGATGGGTTTCCACGAGAGGAAGAGCGCCATCaagcgcgccgccgacgccgcgctcgccgccgccaggggCGCCGCGCCGTGCTGGAGCCGGTCGCTGGCGGCGGAGCTCGCGCAGGCGCCGCAGCAGCAccgttcgccgccgtcgccgtcgccgaggaagaTGATCTGCAGGAAGATCGTGAGGAGGAGCCtgatccgccggcggcggcggccgatcaGGCCGGCGAACAACACCACGGCGGCCACCACAAAggcgtacggcggcggcggcggcggcggcggtggcgtcgcgaGGGCCATGGTGAGGAAGAGGGCGAGCGTGCTGAAAGAGATCGTGCCGGGAGGGAAAGCTCTCGACATGTGCGCGTTGCTGGGGGAAACCCTAGACTATGCCGTGTCTCTGAAAGCTCAGGTCGATGTAATGCAGCTTCTTGTGAGGACTCTCCAagaacaaaaactcaaaaactcaggtaattagttaattaattaagctactCGATCTCATAAACTTTCCTCACCGTGCTTGCATTGCACACACCCATGCATGAACTAACTGAGCCATGGATATGCATGTGTTGGTGTTAATTTGCAggtaactagctagctagtaactGCTGTTTCATGTAACAGTAGTAGTactgaagaagaagatgcagTGAGGAAGACATGATCAATAATCAATTGATGTAAGAATCATATGTAGTTGTTGTTAacttcccctcctcttcttttctctatctactatatatatatcacttctTCTTTATTAATTAGCACTGAGAGTTTCAGATCATGCATGAGTGATGCCCGAGTTGAGGGTAATGTGCATATGTAAGTATAGTGTCATGTAACATATTTGTCAGGTGATTcgatctttttcttttctacaaATTGCATGCAAACCTTGTATACATGTCTACGTACGTAACAGCTATGTATAAAGGATGTCGTAACGTATGTGCAATTAATGAAGCAGTTCTTTTGGTACAAGTGTCTCTTCACTGTATGACTGTATGTAATGCATTTGTTCTGTTGAGAGTACGGCAATTATCTAAGCTAAAAGGAAGAATGACAGTACTCCCAATACTCCAAACATTAATCCATTAATTAAGGTgcaattaattatatttttctcCATTTACTGCTTGGTTTGGTgaaaaaaacacgaatattagggaatgatctaatatcaaataattagaagaggtgaggcttcgaacccaaGTCATCTAGCCTAATgtcttgtggagctagccaaAAAATCTCTAAGTGTTTCTCTGCGTGACACTACTCAAGTGCTTGAGCTGAGCCAGGTCA of the Oryza sativa Japonica Group chromosome 2, ASM3414082v1 genome contains:
- the LOC9269854 gene encoding transcription factor IBH1-like 1 — encoded protein: MPSARVQAGGGGNGGAGGGGSGRFKRALLRNLILGLRKGGVASGEMGFHERKSAIKRAADAALAAARGAAPCWSRSLAAELAQAPQQHRSPPSPSPRKMICRKIVRRSLIRRRRRPIRPANNTTAATTKAYGGGGGGGGGVARAMVRKRASVLKEIVPGGKALDMCALLGETLDYAVSLKAQVDVMQLLVRTLQEQKLKNSGN